TCAAGCAAGAATTCCCCACCAGATACATATACTTACAATTTTCTGGTGAGACATTTAGTCAAGAACAGGTCAATAAGTaatgtaaattgctttataAAGGATATGAGAGATTTTGGAATAAAGCCAGACCTTGTGACATATACTATCATGATAGATAATGTTTGTAACTCGAAGAACTTAAGGGAGGCAATGCGGTTATTGGGAGTTCTGAGTGAGGAGGGTTACAAGCCTGATTGCTATGTGTACAATACAATTATGAAGGGCTACTGTATGTTAAATCAAAGTGGTGATGTACTAGGAGTGTATAAGAAAATGCTGGATGAAGGGGTTGAACCTGATCGATATACTTATAATACTTTAATCTTTGGATTATCTAAATCAGGTAGGCTTAGGGAGGCAAAGAAGTTTTTAGGAGTAATGGCTGAAAAGGGTTATATCCCAGATGCAGTTACATATACTTCATTGATGAATGGAATGTGTCGGGAAGGAGATGCATTGGGAGCTTTAGCATTATTGGATGAGATGGAAGCGAAGGGGTGTACTGCAAATTCATGTACATATAACACTTTGCTTCTTGGGTTGTGTAAAGCGAGGTTGTTGGATAAGGGAATTGAGTTGTATCAGGTGATGAAGAAAGGTGATATAAAGCTGGAGACAGGGTCTTATGGAACATTTTTGAGGGCGTTATGTAGGAAGGGCAGAGTTGTTGAAGCTTATGAAGTTTTTGATTATGCAGTCGAAAGCAAGAGCCTTCCAGATGTTGCTGCTTATTCGACTTTGGAAAGCACTCTTAAGTGGCTGCAAAGAGCCAGAGAGCAAGGTCTTGCCGTTTGACATGAATTAGCTGGTACTTCTTTTCTTAGGCTTCTTACGGCAAGGTTGTTTCATTagtcatgattttttttttcaataaattttgaaaatatgtattttgttAACATATTTGCCTTAATTAGAGAAGAAAGGATTTATTTTTCGAACAGATTTGGTTGTTGTAAGCATTTTTACTTGCCATACAAAAGTAGCAACACCAAAAGTATATGCAGGTTTTATTTAGTGGAATTATTTGATGTGGAATTAAGAGGGCATTTGTCTCTTCTTATCTAATTTTGGTCAAAGGCCTCAGCTAGACCTTAGTTATACACAACACGAGACaatctgatttatttataactatcggCAGGAACTATATTGACCTCATTCCTTGTGTTAAAAATAGATTCTCATGATAGTTGACGGGTTGATCTGATACCAACTTGTGATTTTATGCAAAATATTAGTCTTCAATGCAGTAAACTTGATTGCCACCCTCAGATGCATGTAAGAGGTGATACCGGAAGCACAATCTAAGAATTCGGACATGCTGGACTTGAATAAGTGCCCATTGAactgaaaaatattgttaatgatttaccatttcattatttcatgcCCATATGTTTATTCTTATCACTGAGATGGTTTTTTCAATCACAATATTCTTTTTGAGTAAGCTTCAACTCGCCTTTAAGGAGTTTACTTTAGTAGGCATTTTGTCAATTTCCACTTGAAGTTGTACTCTATTGTTCAGAGTTGAATATCTAATTGGAAACATCACTAATTAGGAGTAAAGACTTAGAAGTGAtgttccatttttcttttatgatttgTCAAAATCCTTGTAAAATGGAGTCAGGATAAAAGCTCGTTGAGAAGCAATGAACCTCTCGAGTTACAAATGAATAAACTTCAGTTCTTAGTTTAAAGGATAGATGGGCATTCTATTTTGGAGTACATGTTGTGGTAGCAccaaacccccccccccccccaaaaaaacaaTGATTTAAGGAATTACTTAAGAAATTAAGCAATGgattactattttataaagttagttatgttctttttatagatcattttatgataaaaCTAGGAAGTGTTTTTGCCAGGAAAAGGAGTTATGCTATTTTGAAGTATCCTTTAGAATGGGATAGTCTGttgtttttcttgctttaGTAGTTTAATACCATGCATATGGCATTTGTAAGCCCCTACTGAATTCAATTGCAagtatttgatttaaaaactTTTACTCTTGGTGTACTTTTGAGCATCTATAATACCAAAATGACagggttaaaaataaaaggttaaCTAATCAAACTGCTACACTGGGTTTAACGGCTCAACAGTATGTAAGGTTGAACATGAATGGAATcccaaacataaaaaaacaaatttctcAGTTAGGTAGAAGcaaattgttgttttattaaatattttgtgttattttttgttttgaagaaACCTAATTTCTTTTTCGTTGGCCTGTATCTTCATTTACATGCCTTAACAACAGAATATGCTAGGTCCTTGGGTGGTTACAGCAGACAGTTTTCCATTTGAGATTGTGTTGAAATATATTGAAGCCAAAGGTTTGATGACCTTTTGGAGGTCAGGATGGGCTTATGTGGTGATTGGTAGAAAATGTAACCATTAggaatgaaaatgaataagaTCTCTTGAGGGTGACCTTTTTCCTTTACATGTCATAAGGTTCAAACACAAGGATGCTCATTCTACTTGATCCCAATTTAAGCTTCATACCCTTATTCATAGCACTTAGAGTCAGGAGATAACCCCGTGACAACAATACTGGCATGCATCCTAATACTTAATTACAAAGATCGATTGTATTAGTTTCATTCTTTTCCCTCTTCCCTTGATGTAGCATTCAATATTAGAGATGACCTGGAATGGTATGCAAAAAcattatttatgtttctgtCAAACCAGCTCCTTTTAgagaatcaaataaatcaatccGGCATGACTACTTGTTCCGACCATTCTTGTAGTtctcaacttatttttttgactCAAGTATAATGTCTTATCATCACTTAAGTTTTATTCATAatgtttttgttcttgttttacACTTGCAGCTCAAGAATCGGATACTTTATCAAGATTTTCCCTGCTAGAAGTGAGAAATTTCCCAGCTTACCCGTCAAAAATTTGATCACTTTCCACAAACCTTTGCTAGAGCCAGGAGAACACTTTGATGTGCACCTTTTGAAAGAATCTCTGAGCAGATGCCAATGGTATAAGGCATGGTACTCTAACACAGATGAGTTCTGGATACAGAAACATGATTGAGCACAACGCCCGTCCCCCACCGCCCCAAATTCCCCAAAAAGAACGACAAACCTgtaaagaatttttatttgttggtcAATGATTCATTTGCTTTATGAATCTACCTAGCAAGCAAATCATTTTCAAGACTTTTCTTTTACTGTTCTGCTGAATCATCCACCAACTGCTTTCATAACCCTCCAATCTTCTTGCTCTCTTATAAACTCAATGTGATTTATTATCATCCGACAGTTGTTTATTTGCTTCCTTGGGAAAAGATAAGACCTCATCCCTTAAtccttttaaaaaacaaattctgCTGCTTGATTGTTAGCTCAACCATACATTTCGATCCGTTCTGAACCTCAAACACATGCAATGTCTCCCATCCTCGGTGCATCAATCCCATGAGCAGAGGCTTTCTACAGTTTTTCATCTTAAATATAACGTCGTTGTCCTCAAACCTACACTTGCATGTTTCCTTTCCATTCATTTCTTGAAGTTATTCTCCTCTGTACAGGGACATGAACATCAAGTAAACCGTATTTTACTCTCACGCTGCGACAGCCCCGCCGCCCGCTCTCAGTTACAGAATCTTTCATTCTTGCTGctattataattcatatttcaTAATGCTTACAAGTAGCGATTTCCAAGGAATGTGAGAAAGATTTGAATGAAATCttattacatatattcttAGTGCTTCCTTGTCTaccccaacacacacacagccTATCTTGCCAACTCATCTGGATCAAATTATTCTTGCATTTCACCAACCCTAGCTAGCTACTCTCTCAAGAAGATCTTTCTCtcttgaaaattcattttcgtCCTCACAGATTTCATTAAGAAATGGATCATGATTAGcattgttaataattaatgcattAGGTGCCGGGTTCTTTTGCTCCATGAGCAGCCATTAGTGTTCAAAGTccactttttttaattcaaatattgaaatCTTGGAATAATAAATGCCACTGAAATTGATTGAATGAATCCCACTAATGATTGGGGGAGACAAGGGGACAAGAAAGAAATTCTAGTACAGTCTGGTCAATATTCAATGCATTTGTATTACATTAAACGTTGTCTCTCTAGTTGCCACTGAACTTCAaacctaaataaatatatatacattatttatgtgtatgtgtataaTAAAGATTGCTGGTTGATGGTGGAAAATGCAACaaagatattaaaaaactTGAGGGCAACCACATTGGAATCACATGCAAATTCAGAGGTGGTCTCTCACTATAAATAGACTCATCAGATCATCGTCACTTTCATACGCAGAATCAAACAGCTTTCAGCCTCTTTCAATCTAGAAACAGAAAGCCAAAAATGGCAGTTTCACAAATCCACTTCAGGTCCATTAGCTTGCCTTCAAGGCTACACCCCATTAACTCCACAGGATTTGAAGCTGAGCTACAAAAGCTAAAATCTTGTGTTTCGAGAGCTGTTCCAGTTACCTCGGAGGGCATTCGATCTGGTCTCTTGGGGCTGGCAGAACTGTACAATTCTGTTCAGGAACTCACACAATCTCCAGCCACTCAGCAATCACTTGTTCTTCAACATCAACAAGATGGAAAATCAGTTGAAGTTGCACTCGACGGATCCGTCGAGCTGCTAGATTCTTGCAGCACCATCAGGGAACTGGTTCAGATGATGAGGGAAAACGTTCAAGCCCTTCAATCAGCGTTTCGCCGGAAGGGCCTGGATTCCAGCATCCAGAACGACATAAACTCATACTTGTGCTTCAGGAAGAAGATGAACAAGTGTATAGCCAAGAATCTGAAGAAACTCAAGAACTTGGAAATCAAGAATGGATCAAATCATTCACTCGATGCAGATCAAAGCTTCATCTGGGCGTTGAGGGAAGTGACTGGGCTCAATGCTGCTGTTCTCAAGAGTGTCTTGATGTTCTTGTCTTGGCCAACCGCCAAGAATGGTGGCTGGAATCTTGTCTCCAGGCTGATGCTCAACAAATCCATGGCATCTGTCAAGGAACATAGTATTGTTACTGAGGTGGGATGTGTAGATTTAGCACTAAACAGTAATAATTCCAAGGTTGTTGATGTGCAAATGGTGCAAAGAAGCCTGCAAAATCTTGATGCTTGTGTAGAGGGGATTGAGGTAGGGTTAGAAAGATTGTTTAGGCAATTGCTTCAAAGTAGAGTCACACTTCTTAACATTCTTACTGATCATTGATATAGAACATCCATGATCAGAAcccaaatttttgtattataccATGTGTTGAGAGATAATAGTATATAGATGctaattttcatcaatttctctatgcaatttttttttatgtttgtggattttttataattattgggCATATGTAATTTGACAAAGTACCAATCATAAGCAACTCAATGCTATCTTCATAATTGAAACTTCCAATTAGTTTTCGTGGagaataaaagatattatatttggaAAACAATCAAAGAAGTAGGCAAATAAAGAATCTAGTAAAACATATTTGgcttaatttgattttaagaattttacaATTCACCTCATATTCGTTAAAAGTTGCAAATAGAGATCAATATCCAACAACAGAGGACCCCTCTCACTTATAACTTCGGTTAAATTTAGCCTTTTCTTCACAATCGACTCGACCCCGGAGAGCTGCTTTCGCTAAAACTCGAGCAGTTTCTTGAAAACTCGCTACAGATATGAAATTTTGAGTATTGAGAGATGCTCTTGTTATTCCCAATAAGAGCGCTCGGTAACAGATCGCTTCTTCAGCGCGCCCCATTCGTTCTGCTAGCAACAATCCAATTAGTTCTTCGGGTGAAAAAACATTAGACGTTCCATCTTTTGAAACCAAGactttttatgttatttgatGTACAATAATTTCTATATACCTATTATGAATCTGCACCCCTTGGGATCGATAAACcttttggatcttattaacCAAAGAGATACGATTTTGCACTATAGTTAGCTCTCTATCACATAATTTCACGTAATCTCATAGTTTTTACAAGTGAAAATTACCATTTGAGCCTGACACACATACAGTAAAAATCATCCCAACAAGAGAGGAGGGGGGAGGGGGTTCTGAGCGCATCATCAACTAATTCTCACAAAACCTCTCCAAATCCACCAAATTGGTTTAACTTTTTACTGTATATATGTGAGGGTCATGTGGTAATTCTTCCTTCAAAAGATCACCAAGTAATGGCCAAGTAAATATAATGTAGGTTGTGCCGTTGGTTTACAATGACCGAGTGCGAAAAAGGACCAATTTTACTATGTTTTGGGACTGATGATgcaaattttaactaaatttgtggctgaaatataattttgtaaagcatcggaccaaaaatgaaatgaaaaattcttataggACGAatgttgcaatttttcctcttttgaCTGATTCATTGCTTAGGGCACATGACGTTCATGTACTAGTCCATGGTTAATATTTAACTGCGGTTAGTGGGAGGGGACTTTTGTAGGCAATTTTGTCCTTCATTTGTAACTTTCAGCGAAATgtaagattaattttaaaattttgtaaaatatgagattaaatatgaaataatccTATTTTGTGGGACCAATTTTGCCGTTTTTCCATGGAAGGAGAACCACTGAAGAATTAAATGTAGTTAATCTTTACCCTAACAATTAACTTTGCAGGCTGACGAATGGAAAATTTTTTGCACAGATCATGTtggtcgaatcaaatcaatcacacaataaatgtattgcacttgttgtatgattgattcaaatttaataaaactaaaatttcctAAACGGCAATTATGTtatccatttttaattaaaaaactcTATATTGCTTACACGATTCACCTTGATGAAGCCTCTTTGGGATTGATCATCACCCTTTTATTTAACTTTGTAAAAAAGtgataagtataaaattatatcaatatcttaataaatttagcaaaatATCGATCTaatataataaacataataaaataaattataataaactcacgTAAAGTAAGAGTGTGAGAGATAAATGCGCATACAacttatggactaaaactcataaccttgaacttattcataaaattttagtttaattactAAACTAAAACATCATTAACGGTGAATGATTACCAGCACTTAACGCTTGGgaattgttaaaaaaacattaggaccaactcaaattttagaacattcttagaaaaattctttaagaattcattttgattataaatgtGATGTGTGTATATTGAATAGAGTAGAAAATAGAATAGaatttgcaacaaaaaatttcattcgattttttttagtgCCTTCTGGtcaaaggaaaatgaaataaatcattgaaagaaaataggTTTTATTGCTactttagtcctataattataGGTGTTTGATATATTGGTccattatttttgtagtttcaCTACATGAGTacaaattttgcaagaaatttctgaaaatggCACGTGCAAGTTGTATGTTGGCTTGTGGACACACGTGATTTGCACGTGCAGTTTcctaatcaatttttaatttctcgcAAAATACATTCtgaaatcacaaaatttaaaaaaataatgagccgaatcataaatttcaatttttaaaaaaccattCTGCAATAAAGATAAACTTTCACACATTAATGTGttgattagtttttttaatccAACTCAAGATACAcatttaaaccaaaaaattagaGCATGTACTAAATTGAACATGGTGCATTATTTGGCATGCATGCACGATGcctctctatatataaatgtaattaaatggTAATCAATGAGAAGAACCTAGGATTTGGACTACAATTAGGTACCAAATACGGACCGTAAATTCTGATTATGGAAGAATATTATCATGTACGGTCACATGGCCCTGCCCGGAGAAGATGCTCCCTTGCGGTCCTATGGCGGGTATTTAGGGCTGTAAACGGGTCGGACCATATATGATTACATTTACATGGGGACAACAAGCAGGATTCTCTCCAATCCATAGACAAGACATCAATCgtaattatgattttgttgtgttttgtttgTCCAAATGCCCGGAATACACTAGGGTCGAATAATTCACTAATTATAAGTGGGTACGGGTCCGGACCACTACTTGGACCCGCCCaactcaaatattaaattgggCCCCGGACCTAAAAGAATGCACCAAAGCttttttcaattcttgatttctttccGTACTTTGGGCCACATAGAATACAAGTCCATATCTg
The window above is part of the Sesamum indicum cultivar Zhongzhi No. 13 linkage group LG2, S_indicum_v1.0, whole genome shotgun sequence genome. Proteins encoded here:
- the LOC105178003 gene encoding pentatricopeptide repeat-containing protein At2g17670, giving the protein MGKIPPAFRRAAAQSPVSALLKANTSAVQEQIPLPISDLQPQKRTSQKKPIRKNGSATTNSTAKTSVPSIVFESPNLSDAKSLFNSLVSSTKNAPSDPSFYNSILQSFSSVSSLQDSIFFLNHMIKKHPPFCPNRFTYHILLTQSCSLPDEQSLSDVHRVLNLMTTSGFPPNQVSTDVAVRTLCGCGREEHAIELVKELSSKNSPPDTYTYNFLVRHLVKNRSISNVNCFIKDMRDFGIKPDLVTYTIMIDNVCNSKNLREAMRLLGVLSEEGYKPDCYVYNTIMKGYCMLNQSGDVLGVYKKMLDEGVEPDRYTYNTLIFGLSKSGRLREAKKFLGVMAEKGYIPDAVTYTSLMNGMCREGDALGALALLDEMEAKGCTANSCTYNTLLLGLCKARLLDKGIELYQVMKKGDIKLETGSYGTFLRALCRKGRVVEAYEVFDYAVESKSLPDVAAYSTLESTLKWLQRAREQGLAV
- the LOC105178969 gene encoding uncharacterized protein LOC105178969 yields the protein MAVSQIHFRSISLPSRLHPINSTGFEAELQKLKSCVSRAVPVTSEGIRSGLLGLAELYNSVQELTQSPATQQSLVLQHQQDGKSVEVALDGSVELLDSCSTIRELVQMMRENVQALQSAFRRKGLDSSIQNDINSYLCFRKKMNKCIAKNLKKLKNLEIKNGSNHSLDADQSFIWALREVTGLNAAVLKSVLMFLSWPTAKNGGWNLVSRLMLNKSMASVKEHSIVTEVGCVDLALNSNNSKVVDVQMVQRSLQNLDACVEGIEVGLERLFRQLLQSRVTLLNILTDH